The Rhopalosiphum maidis isolate BTI-1 chromosome 1, ASM367621v3, whole genome shotgun sequence genome has a segment encoding these proteins:
- the LOC113549499 gene encoding protein tyrosine phosphatase type IVA 1, with protein MSNETIMRQKDIRPPPCEIDYKGMRFLITDRPNDQIIHNYVAELKRHNVKHVVRVCEPTYKIDELKAEGIVVTDLAYDDGTSPANELIEEWFELLRNQFRSDEGSCVAVHCVAGLGRAPVLVALALIELGLKYEDAVQLIREKRRGAINSKQLAFLEKYRPKSKLKMKNGHKSTCCIQ; from the exons ATGAGCAACGAAACTATAATGCGTCAAAAAGACATAAGACCACCACCCTGCGAGATAGATTATAAAGGCATGAGATTTCTAATCACCGATAGACCTAATGATCAGATAATTCACAACTATGTAGCT gaATTAAAGAGGCATAATGTTAAACATGTTGTGCGTGTTTGCGAACCAACATACAAAATAGATGAATTGAAAGCAGAAGGTATTGTAGTGACTGACTTGGCATATGATGATGGCACATCCCCTGCAAATGAG ttgATAGAAGAATGGTTTGAATTATTACGAAATCAATTCCGTTCAGATGAAGGCAGCTGTGTTGCTGTACATTGTGTGGCTGGTTTGGGTCGTGCGCCTGTCTTAGTTGCTCTGGCATTGATAGAACTTGGGTTGAAATATGAAGATGCTGTTCAATTAATCAgaga gaaaCGAAGAGGAGCTATAAATTCTAAACAACTGGCATTTCTAGAAAAGTACCGTCCGAAATCTAAACTGAAGATGAAGAATGGACATAAGTCTACTTGTTGCATCCAATGA